The genome window CCAATGCATTTTATTCTTATCCTCAAGGGAAATTGAAgccaaaatatcattttataatgataaaaatacttTCACCTGTCTTCCATCTGGGGCAAGCTTTTTCTGAGATCAAAGGATAGAATACCAGATGAATAATCAATGTGTAATTAGATAAAGAATGTGAATAGTTTCTGGCTGAAGTAAAATCTAGAGAATTGTTTTTCCCTAATTCAAAATACGTGAGTTATACAAACAGAATCTATTAAAAAGACATttgtggccagccctggtggcctagtgattaagttcagcatgctccactttggcagcctgagttcagtttctgggtgtggacctacactgcccTATTAGCAGCCATGCTATACTGGCAGCCCACattctgaaaaatagaggaagattggtatggatgaTAGcacagagcaaatcttcctcagcaaaaaataaaataaattaaaaaaagaaaaaatacgttTGTACTTTTTGCCTTTATAAAAATTAGTGACATTTTGCTATAAGAAACAAATTCTTAGGTCAGTACCTTTTTTTAATATGCCTGTTTTGCTCCATGTAATgagggcaaaaagaaaaggaattaaaagagGCATCGTTTCTGAATACATGCCCATAGTTCTTGTCTGTGTGAATCGCTAACTCTTGTTGGTTgtatacagttttattttctaactcttgttggttttatacagttttattttctaactgtTAAGTGATGTATGTCTTGTATCCTTCCCCAACTAGAATTTATATAAACAGGGATTTttttatgctgattttttttaCCTTCATTGTGCTTAGCACAGGATTAGGCACActataagcatttattaaatatgagTTGCTGTAactaaatgtatttttcagtcttctttttcaggatgggggctgaggCGTAAACTAAATTGTCCTAACaaagaaagatacaaaatttCAAGACATTagacttgtttttaattttcttaaagttttcttaTCCATCAAAATTTTATCTGTTATATCAGATCTTTAATTATCAGGAATTTGAATAAGTATTAAAAAGTATTCCCATTTAGAAAAGTTGGAGTCAGTAAGTACACTCCTTTGTTTACAGGCAAAAACTGAGTCAATACTAAAGCAAATTGTCTCCTCTATAGCCATCTCTAGAGTGCTATTTGACTTCTGTGTCATATATGTTACGTTTTTATAGAGCATATGCAATCTGTAAAACGGGAAGTAGTGGAAGAGTCCTATGTAAATTCCTAGTTTGACCTAATGCCTTACTCTCAGGAGTTTCCCTTTGTCGTTATTAAGTTTGAATTGTTAGGTGAAGGTCTGATATTTTGTGGTTTGTTTAAccggaaaaaaaattgttttgagtcCTACTCACAGAGCCAGTTCTTGATTACTTACATGTGAATTAGGTGataacctttttaaaataatgttttattgtggAACGTttcaaacatttacaaaagtaCCCATTCTGAGTTTCAGCAATTTGTCAACTTTTTGctaatcttgtttcatctttatTGTAATCACTTTTCCCAATATCTTTCCCCCCAGATCTGAAACATTTGGAAATAAATCCCAGACATCATTGAAtagatatttcaatatttttctaaaatatcagaATGCTTCTAAAAATTATAACCACAATTtcatcatatataaaatattaataatagtttataatgtttaatatatacattatatgtggTAATTTAAACGTTTGTAAATGTTAAAGGGAAGATAAGATGTTCCTTTTGCAAATTtctatgtgtatgtttaaaaataattgtgtgaGGAAAAACATTGAAGCAGCTCTGATGTATTTTTCTCTGCAGAAGAAAGCGGTGGTGATCCGTCACCTGTATACTGAAGATAGTGTTAAAATCCCTGAAGATATGTTAAGTACAGTTACAGATGTTAATGAAGCATTTGATGTGTGTGGCTTAAAGCCTAGTGAAATAACCATTCCTGAAGTAGAGGTCCCTGAAATCAAGTCTGATCAGCAAGTAATAATTTTGGACTTCTTTAACAGATACTCATATTTCTTACTTTGATGTACATGATTATTTCAGCATCTAAACTTTGGAATATTTCTAGCCTTTTGAATTATTAGTCACGACACGTTACCTTTGTTACCATTACTTAAGAATCAAAAAGTTTTACTGAATATAATTCAACAGATGTTATTTGCTGCTTATGTTTAGGGTACTAGGCTAGGTGTTATGAATAGAAAGATAAGTAATAGAAAGGCGAATAAGACATACTACTTGGCTTTAAGCAATTTACAGTGTATTGAGAGATAGAGATATACTACTGTGTACGGGGAAACTTCTCTACCATCTATTCCTTATATTGATGAATGGAAACAATTGGTACcctgctgccttttctttttcctttttgggctcttgctgtctttttttctctctccttctctcttagAATACCATTTCTATTACTTTATTGCCACAGACCCCATTATAATATCTACTCTCTACTGTTTCTGCTAAaacttctttttctatcttctgtGTCCTCTGACTTCTCTACATCTCAATATACAGTTGGCATTTATAAAAACTACCAGATGGCCATCAGGCTTATTTCCTATTTATAGAAAACTGAACAATCTCAACGCACTGTcattttttggtcattttctctTAGCTTTGTGCTAGGTGTTGTTACAAGAAGCTACAGTAGTCCCCCTCATCCACAgaggatacgttccaagacccccagtggatgcctaaaagcacagatagtactgaaccctatgttactgttttttcctatgcatacatacctatggtaaagtttaatttataaattaggcacagtaggaGATTAagaacaataattaataatataacagaacaattataacaatatactgtactAGAAATTGctatagatcttagcaacctcagcatacgatgtttttctttgcttgttaagtcaagaactttcacctttttacCTGAAGGAAGTACTTTATGGCTTCTCTCTGGCATAGCTGAATTGTAGGCATCACTAGTCTTGTGCTTTAGGGCTatgattaagtaaaataagggttacttgaacatgaGCACTGCAATACCATGatagttgatctgataaccgagacagctgctaagtgactaacaggcaggtagCCTATACAACGTGAACGCGCTGGACCAGGAATGATTCATGTCTCTGGCGGGACGGGGTGGAACGGAGCAGGTTGGCGAGAGATTTCATCtcactactcagaatggtgcacaattgaaaacttatgaattgtttatttctgaaattttgcaTCTAATATGTTTGCACTGTGGTTGACCCAGGAtaaccacagaaagtgaaacctcGGATAAGGTTTTATTATACTTCCTGATATTCTAGGAGCTTTATGcaaatgaactcatttaatcttcacaagaagcatatgaagtaggtactgttctttctttcttttttggtagaTGAGGAAATTCAGGCATCAAAGTCCCACATCTCAGACGAGCTAGTTTAAGTGTCCAAGTGGTCAGCCTTCAGAAATAGCATCTTAACTCTCATGCTGTACTGCCTATTGTAACTATTAATTGTTACTATAATTATTGTAACTGTTAATTATTGGAAGTGGGAATACATTGAATTGAAAAGGAATTTCAGCTTGAGtgacattatttttaatctttctgatcATTTTAGGACATAAAAGGTAGTCCTGAGATTACTGCACTGCAGAGTAAGCTTGCAGAATGCCAAGAAAAGCTTACGAAACTAAGTTGGATAGAGAGTAGATTAGACTgtttggaagaaaaaatgaaaggaaaagtgaTGGTGAATGAAAAAACCTGGACGAATCTCCTAAGTCGCGTCACTCTTCTTGAAACAGAAAGGCTTTTGTCTAAAAAGGTATTTGCTTTCCTTAACATTCATAGAATACTTCAGATACAATAAAGTATTTCCTTTATTCACTTATGTGTGTATTCTTTTGGAAATACCAAATAAGAGAATATTTAGGTAATGGGAAATATTTAATTGGAACAAAGTTCTGTTTAGACACAgcctgttttgttgttgttgttggcagttgttttttccttcattaaataagataatccgACAAACCTGTAAGTTGAGCTTTTAGAGCTGTTAATACGTGTAcctaaaatgagataatgtttgattttatttatgaaaagcttgaaattattttagacCCTTTAATAGTATAAAGGGCCCGTTTTTGCAGGGGAAAGAAGTAAAGTTGACAGGAGAggaaaactttaaattataaCTTCCTTTTCTTGCTCATTTGCTTTAATCAAATTGCAAGTTTCATAGAAACAGGTCCCAAATGTGCCACTGCCTCATCAAATCTGAGAAGTTTGTTTCTTGCTTTACTCAGGATTTTAGTTTCTGATCCTagtctgtctttccttcctaGAAAGTTACTAGATTCAAGAAGATTACTATCTGCTTCCacatttaaaagatgatttcTTGTATGTGAGAatgttttgctttataaataaaataatgaaaaatatttcaacatttatcgtgtcatctttatattttatgcttagcagtaagaatgaaaaatgagaactttttttttcattttattctaaatactAAACTATATTATTCCAGAATGATGACTTTGTAGACTTTAATGAAGCTAATGAAGACTACGCTTCTTCTAGTAGTGACATGGATATTCTGAAGCCTGGTAAGTTCTTACGATATTGGTATTGGTGATATGGTAAGGAGTTTTCAGAAAAATGGTTTTTATAGGTATTTGGAAATTCTAATGTCACCAAGCCTTATCTTTTTGGAAGCTGCAAAGTTCctaagagcaaagaaaatattgaacAGATTACCGAAGACAAAAATTGCTAAAAAAGCCAGCCTACGTGTCTTACATGACCTAGTGGTTGAATAAATTCCAGTGTACAAAATTGCAAACTTTTGGAGATGTTTTACTCTTTTAATTGTAAAGTGCTctggaataataaaaatggacCTCCAAagtttctaatttaaatttaagtatagCTTTCACATATGTAACTAATATATGTAAGAGAAGAATACACATTTGTCAGTGACCTATAAAGTGTTAAAAAACCTCTTgcagggaccagcccggtggtgcagcagttaagtgcacacattccgctttggcggcctggggttcactgttttggatcccgggtgcggacatggcaccacttggcaagctatgctgtggtaggcgtcccactataaagtagaggaagatggcacagatgttagctcagggccagtcttcctcagcagaaagaggaggattgacggcatatgttagctcagggctaatcttcctcaaaaaaaaaaaaaaaacaaaagacctcTTGGATTTGAACAGTTCACTGATGATCATAAAATAAGAAGGATCTAAAATTAGGACAGGTCTTCTCCATGTCACTTAACTTTACTAGGCTAGTGACGTTTTCAGTGTGATTGAGCAGCAAGGATAAGATTTCTGGGCTGTTTTTCAGtgacagcttttattttttggttcttACAGTTTCTGAAAAGACAAAAGTCtaaattttatctcttgtttgtAATTAAATCATATTTGTAGATGATGTATTTTGTCCAATTGAGAATACATAATGAAGTTAAATTTCAAAGTCTACAGATGTTTAATGTCATTAAATTTTTCAACTACTACATATATAACAATTTAGTAACACCATTGCCACCACATTATAGTGCtaactgtgtgcctggcactattCTAACTGCtatattaacaattttaattcTCAAGGCAACTATGCAacgtaagtactattattatccatattttacaggtgaggaaagtgaagtacagagagattaaataactgtGCCAAGTCACACGGCTATTGAATGATGGAACAGATTTGAATCGAGGCAACTTAgctctgaagttttcttttaatcacTGCGTATTTAGTGCACATGCCAGTTTCATTACACAGAGAATGATTTCAGTGATTAggttattaaatataattttttgagaTGCTATTTCAGGCACTCAATTTATTATAGACTACAAATTTCAGATTTGATAAAATGTTGACTTTTTCATATatccttcattcatttactcagcaCATTTCAAAGCTAAACTCTAAGATCCATGACAGCAAGAACTTTATCTTACGGTCTGTCTAGCAGACAGAAAGtacatctatatttctatctCCAGTATCTGTATATGGTAAAGCTCAAATTTTTATGCACTGAAAGAATGCTGAATGCCTGCTATTTGCAAAACATCGTCTTTTCCAAGTTTGGGTTTGCATGTTTGGGTGTACTGTTTTTTATCTAACATTATTACAGAACATACCTTTAACACATTTAGTAAACACATAGCCAAGTTTAAGCCACCATGCTAGGACTCAGGGTGATGAACCGATGGGTCACTATTTGAAATGGATTATAGGTTATAAATAAGGTGAATATCTGGTCTCAAAAACTTTATACTCTGACCATTATCAATTAAAAGAGTCAAATTTATAAAGCATTATACATTACACCTTACATATACATGCTACTAGGAAGCACAGAGTTTGATTTCCTTTGAATGTTGAGAGTGATAATTCACCAATCTGATCTCAGGATCATGTTGAATTGGGAATGGTTTTTGTGAAGGTCCAGATCCATTTTCCCTTTATTAGGAATACAGTGTTTCCATGGGGAACTATACGGTGTCTCTGTATTTCTGTCAGAATGAGTTAGGAGAGGCTTTTATTATAAGGATTGGGCTTATGTTGGGTGATTTTGGAGACAGTTTAAAGAAGTTCTTTTGCTGTCAGAAGCAGGAGCAATTTGATTGACAATAAGAATGAAACGGAGCTGAAATTTTCAATGGAAAAGAAGCACTCATATTAGTGGAGAGAGGCCAATAGCTGGTTATTTGCGTGGTTACATGGTGTCCTTGTTCTGTTTGTGTTCAATGACAGAATagtctttagttttttttttctatttcatcaagTAATGAAGTGACCTCACGATGCTGATTTTCTATTATGTTTGGTGGGGGCTGCAATGACCTTGGTGTTAATTGCTAGGCAGGACATGGCTGTCAgggctgcttttgtttttattttgttttgtgccTTTTTCCTCAcagaattgaaaatattaataaagttttGGTGCCACGAGAATGTAATTTGTTCCAGTATCACTAGTAGGAAGGGTACGTTGGGCACATAAAGGAAGTTGAAGCAGAAGAGTAGAAAGGCCAAATCATGGAGTCCGTGAGGTCATAGGAAGATTTTCAGCAAGCCTAGTATCAgatttgtgtttcagaaagatCATCATAAAAGCAGAATAGTGATTAATTAGAGGGAAGTAAGACATGCAAAGACAGTAATTTGAAGGGTATATTTCAGTGatcattatttcaaaacaataatGAGGGTGTCTACTAAGGCAATGATAGTGAAAATCAAGAGGAcatagtttatttgggagataTTTAAATGTTAGAATTGATAGGCTCTCATTACTGGTAGAAGTAAAAAgggtgaaggagaaggaaaaagtcaaGACTGACCACTTGTATCTGACTCATGTGACTGGGTAGATAGTTGTTGCTCTTTAATGAAACAGGGAattcaagagaaggagaaagtttggggaaaatgagttcacttttgaatatattaagttataaatgaaatacttaaaatatcCAGAAATCAGTTGGATATATATTTGGCCTTTGATTTGGAGGGATTGGCTTACAAATTATAACTAAATGGCAAAGGACCCAAGTGGTTCTCTTAATGAAATAAGGTCATAATCCCCCAAAGTTGGCAGTGAAAGATTAATGGTCATATGGGGAGAGTTGTCTGGAAAATCTAGTGTCCCATACCTTAGAGATCCCCTTTCCTCACAGGGATCTATTAGCAATCACCTCTGAAACTCTGTAACAATGGCTTCAGGGGCCActactctttcctttcctttccaaccTGAACTCAGTTACCAGTTCTTTCTCAATCTCCCATAGCAAAGCTAAGAAACCATTGTGTTTAACTAGGAAGACTTTACTAAAGGCTCATGAAGGCAATAAGAAGAATTATCACAGACAATAATATGCACTTAACTGATCTGGCTATTAAATATGTCTGGTGTTCTGTATATGCCCAGCTCTATAACCTCTGGATGCCCTATATGACTGTCTTTCTGAATAGTCCCCCAACCTGCCTAATACCTGCTTTCTCCCACCCATGAGATGTTCCCTTGAACAAGGCTAGATAGATATCTGAAAGTCTAGAAAGCAGGGACCTCCATTTCCAGCCCTCCATTCTGTCTGTCTTCGCAGGCCTTGTTGCCTATCCTGGGATCTCCCTATTTTTGAATGGCATAAAAAATGTTCAGCACCTGGACAGGACACCTGTCTCTATCCatagaaaataattcaagatTAGGGCATAGTAGATATGGTTCTGGCCTAGATTCAAATTATTCCTTGAAATTACCTATTCCTGACAGCCCCTGCTGGAAGAATTGGGTGTAGCTGCTAGTCTTGAAAATGTATCATGTGATCCTGATCCCTGAGCTCAGCTAATTGGATCAAGAATAGACACTTAATCCAGAGAATACCAGCCAAAGGGAGTTGAGTTCAATCATTTTGTCTTCCTTAGGATTTTGGAATAAGGACACCAAGAGTGAGTCAGTCAGATGATGTTGAGCCTGGGTTAGGCTGGCCgttttgtccaaggtcatgctGATGAGTAAGTAGAGGAATGGAGCAAATAGGCAAGAGCAGGAGGCAAAACCTGTAGCTCCatgagaaatgaaagtaaaagtctttttagttgtttcagtCCTCATGTGGTAATACTCTGTTCCCTAATTGAGGCTGTCTGTGTAGGCTTAacaataaaactgtctttatgtAAACCAGTTTAAATGGGTGTCTGATTTTTTTGGGAAGGGGCCTTGTTTTTGCAGCCAAATGTACCATAACTAAAACATAGGGCTTATGGGATTGATTCAACAGAAGCATGTCTTATCTGTGATGTTCTGTAATTGATTCAATTGTAGGAAAGATTTGCCATCgttttgttgagtgaataataTCAGGATATTGGAAATGGAAAGTTGTTCagttctttagaaaaagaaatctgtgaatCCTGAATTTTAAGCATTATTTTTTCCATGCACATCAACTCAGGATAGAATATTTCTTGAGTTAAAAGTATATGTAGTCAGTTTTAGTAATAGTTGCcactattttaagaaaagaatatacatGAGACagtagtttatatttaaaaataaattaacttgcCTACTTATTCAATTGATTGCTACCGTGATAGAGATAACATTaccttttgtaatttttattggtCAATTTTTAACACTTAGGTCTCCATATGTAAGTCATTatcttaaaagaatattaaaaactcaTCTGGATTTATACTTGTAgccattttatattaaaataatgtttgtttctcttatatatacataacatttttagaaatttgacTCCACTATGACAGGAAAGGATAACCTAAAAGTTAATTTCTCCACagatagaaaaagcaaaaaggagaggCAAGCAAGTATCCCTCTGTCCTCTGGCTATAGTACAGTGTCGTCAGATTCAACTCCCAGAGCCTCAACTCTTAACTACTGTGGTTTGAAAGACATTTCAGAGGTAAGAAAAACTGGCAACTGCTTAGATGATTTCCTTTCTAAGCTCAGGAGAATAAGCAAGCCTTAGATTGACTTGTAGATACCATGGCAAGAAAAATAGTGAAACTGTAAATCTtagtttctcttgaaaattctTCATGATCAGTAAACAGTACTTACTGCAACGTTTTAGACTGTTTTATATGttcatgcattttatattttcatggtCCATCTTTGATGATGGTTTACTTTGAGAAATTGCCTaaatttgttgctttttaaattaaaggaaacaacaatccagaaaatggaaaggatgaaaaaaatgtaagtaaCAGAAAAGggcaacagaaattcatttctcaatAGGGAATTGTATTGGATTACAGTATACACAGAATGTGCATATGTGTTTCAAACCTTAAAGGTCTCTCAGTCAGCTGTGGGATTTCCTTCAGGGCTCCAGCGCGATAAATCCACCTACAGTTACGTGTTTGTGAGATGAGCCACTGTTTCGGTTTCCAACAAGTGATGTAAAACACTGTTTATGGAATTAATTGTGGATTAAAGAGTGCAGAGATATTTTTGGTTGGTAATTAAAGAGTATTATCTATTTTTGATAAGAGATTTAtcaaaatactatatgatatatGTAGATGGATGGTTTGGACACATTTTAAGTATTGTTAAAGTATTGCTAGTCTTTTTCAGAAAACTATTGGTAAGGTAATACTAAAAATGATACCTTTATCTAATACAATATAGAATTATGTATGAGTTTTTAAAGAGcagttgaaaataaatatgaaatgaaattgtATAGGATTGTTATGCTGCCTACcactttaaaaaactttaatatttttctgaaatttgagAAGTACTGAAATATTATGCTCCAAGAATTAGACTCATAATTGACTCTAGTTGTTATTGCTCCCCTCTGACCATGGTATACTTAATTTATTAACGGTAACTATacctttaaataagaaaaatattgaaatttattttaggcTCAAAAGCATAATTTCAACAACTTACATCCCATGCCTCactatgaattatttatttacttaatatattatttatttattatatttcaggTTTGAAGAAACTGCAGAGTTACTGAAATGTTCAAATCACTAATTATAGAATTTTCTGCATGAACTTCTTAAGGCCTTTGGCTATTGTATGTGTTGTATATTCTAAGAATTCTCTATAAATTGTAATATAtggcaatatttttattaagaattggAATTCCATTTGGTATATGagttttttcattcaatattgaataaatatttaatgttttatgatATGATTATACTGCTTTactctgttttacttttcttagGAAAACCTGTGTGCCAATGCATTTCTTTTACAGAGTGAAGTCATTATAGCACTGTATTTTGGTGTTGACATTTGTTGGCAGTGGGCTAAGTAATCTACTTTTTAAAGTACAGGCTTGAGGACCCCGGTTCACATCCTGTTGGAAACACTCCACCTGGGACTTGCGTATTGTACCCAGGAGGCTCTCGCACATACGGTCTTGCCATCTGTGCTGACGAATATATTgtaatgaaaagttaaaaattctcattgaaaattaaataaaacaaaaatacaatgaTTTCACGCTTTGTCAAAAACAGCAACACATTTTCAGTAAATACTAAGAAAGTGAGGGTATGATTCTCCTTTTGTATTTGGAAGCAGGTCGGGAAGTTGACTGTGAAAGTGTGTTGAGTATTTTAGTGCTCTACTTTGTAACACATTTTAAGACCAGCAGCACAGACACACATGGCGGCCGTCCAGTATTACAAGAAACACAGtgatgttttttgctttttgtaagTGATGggaagttatatattttttatggaaagagaaaatgtcttAGATGAAattaaatcaagagaaaaaagaaattcactttaaattactacataaattatctttttataactttataagtAAAAAAGGTAATAATAGTTCTGGGTAATCTTAAAATTGATTCCATTatttggagggaaaaatattttttcatttgtattattatttagATCATCTgattgtatttattcatttgtttatattatgtatatgtaatttattatttataacatgaacatttatattgttaaaattctAAGTAGGAAATTACTTTTGAGGAAACATTTTTAGTATTCTAATACATGTTTAGTCATTAGactttaaaattatgaacttttGAAGTTAGGATACGATCTTCAATTTAGTGGAGTTTCAGTAAACATTTCTAGAATTAATGAATTCagttagctttattttttcaattacaaaaaatttgtaaaaatcaagagattacggttaacaaaagaaaaaactgcatCAGTTAACGTCTAAAATGTCATTACCAGCATGGAATTGTAGCACCACCTTGTGGTTCATATGCCAGtattttagcttttattaaaacaaatgattttcCCCTTTTGAAAGACTCAGTTCCAATTATTAAAAGCATTTTTGAAGTTTTCCTGTgcaacacagaagaaaaagtaaatctccttttctctgtctcttcacttcctcttttttctttatatagtgtacatatacacacaattagatgatttgaaatattttttaatctcctaATTTACATACAGTGTGCAAATATAAGTATCTAGTAAAAGATGTCTTATAAAGTGGAGATTTAGGATgcaaattcttttatatttttatctaacaACTGAAACAGGAACTAATAAAATCAACTCATAATAATACCACACATTAACACTTACAAAGAATCTCACTGTACTACTagacttctttggaaaaaagaaagcaaatttgaCTTTGTTGAAGTTTTTGAAGACATAGCCAAATTATTTGTTATTCTaattcttttagaaatagtaGGAAAAGGTATGTTTTCTCTCTTAGGCAATTTGATAAGTGGCTTGTAACCATAAACCCGCCCCTTTTGATTAACTTGAAGGTCTTGAGAAAGTGAGGGAGAGGAGCCCTGGAGAGATTAGTTGGAGCTACATAGTTAAACCTTAGTTAACTGGAATTTTCACTAATTCTATCCCCTTAATTCTCCCGTAAGCTGgataaaagataatttattataCTACCAACAAAAGCACCAGCGGCTTGTGCTGCCCTGCCTGTACTATCCTCTGTGAATGGGTCTGGATAGAGATCATCTAGGAACGTTATAAGGAAAGCATAGGGTAAAATACTAGTCAGTACAGATTAAAAAGAAGTAATATCAACTCTTTGAAAATTCTCGACTGAGCTAAGGACTATTAAGTTGGAAAAAGTAgttct of Equus quagga isolate Etosha38 chromosome 3, UCLA_HA_Equagga_1.0, whole genome shotgun sequence contains these proteins:
- the CEP44 gene encoding centrosomal protein of 44 kDa isoform X3 codes for the protein MATGDLKRSLRNLEQVLRSLNYPEEVDCVGLIKGDTAASLPIISYALTSYSPYVAELLMESNIELIAKNDLRFIDTVYKLLRDQFNYKPILTKKQFIQCGFAEWKIQITCDILNCVIKKHKELSSLDKTPSQQRKKISSVKSEPSSSSEKTSTEPVGIDVTGRFITSGKKKAVVIRHLYTEDSVKIPEDMLSTVTDVNEAFDVCGLKPSEITIPEVEVPEIKSDQQDIKGSPEITALQSKLAECQEKLTKLSWIESRLDCLEEKMKGKVMVNEKTWTNLLSRVTLLETERLLSKKNDDFVDFNEANEDYASSSSDMDILKPDRKSKKERQASIPLSSGYSTVSSDSTPRASTLNYCGLKDISEV
- the CEP44 gene encoding centrosomal protein of 44 kDa isoform X1, with the protein product MATGDLKRSLRNLEQVLRSLNYPEEVDCVGLIKGDTAASLPIISYALTSYSPYVAELLMESNIELIAKNDLRFIDTVYKLLRDQFNYKPILTKKQFIQCGFAEWKIQITCDILNCVIKKHKELSSLDKTPSQQRKKISSVKSEPSSSSEKTSTEPVGIDVTGRFITSGKKKAVVIRHLYTEDSVKIPEDMLSTVTDVNEAFDVCGLKPSEITIPEVEVPEIKSDQQDIKGSPEITALQSKLAECQEKLTKLSWIESRLDCLEEKMKGKVMVNEKTWTNLLSRVTLLETERLLSKKNDDFVDFNEANEDYASSSSDMDILKPDRKSKKERQASIPLSSGYSTVSSDSTPRASTLNYCGLKDISEETTIQKMERMKKMSLSQLWDFLQGSSAINPPTVTCL
- the CEP44 gene encoding centrosomal protein of 44 kDa isoform X2, whose product is MATGDLKRSLRNLEQVLRSLNYPEEVDCVGLIKGDTAASLPIISYALTSYSPYVAELLMESNIELIAKNDLRFIDTVYKLLRDQFNYKPILTKKQFIQCGFAEWKIQITCDILNCVIKKHKELSSLDKTPSQQRKKISSVKSEPSSSSEKTSTEPVGIDVTGRFITSGKKKAVVIRHLYTEDSVKIPEDMLSTVTDVNEAFDVCGLKPSEITIPEVEVPEIKSDQQDIKGSPEITALQSKLAECQEKLTKLSWIESRLDCLEEKMKGKVMVNEKTWTNLLSRVTLLETERLLSKKNDDFVDFNEANEDYASSSSDMDILKPDRKSKKERQASIPLSSGYSTVSSDSTPRASTLNYCGLKDISEETTIQKMERMKKMFEETAELLKCSNH